Proteins found in one Mytilus edulis chromosome 2, xbMytEdul2.2, whole genome shotgun sequence genomic segment:
- the LOC139511004 gene encoding acetylcholine receptor subunit alpha-like, whose protein sequence is MINASYFTEIDRLHKDLMNGYNKVILPQWNKSQPVDVSFALNLLNLNGIDSVKGVIAVAGYFIFQWIDVNMQWTPSHYTSIETIVIPLEKVWKPPVINANSVMEFKFFGAAGTYVRVNHTGLVTWTPGLNLEYTCSMDTTYYPFDTQMCEMEVMIWGYSSEELTFTTSRTDVDISFFQFNNEWELMYTSAVATNTSNFSPLVQIETHFERRSLYYVMNLIFPVMFLALLNLFVFLLPQDSGERVGFSVTLLLANVMFLTIAQNMLPATAIPRMSAICIALLLNLCYSGLIVITVIISGNIYHKSDEEVISNWIVKFVQIDKFFRSNHKQVSSELINAHVEKDLDGEKCEKKKENYLHKVNWQQVARMIDRIALVSYITLFIFVCSGVVIDISRR, encoded by the coding sequence ATGATCAACGcatcttattttactgaaatcGATAGATTGCATAAAGATTTGATGAACGGATATAATAAAGTTATATTGCCACAATGGAACAAATCACAACCAGTAGATGTTTCATTTGCATTAAATTTACTTAATCTGAATGGAATAGACAGTGTAAAGGGAGTTATTGCAGTTGCAGGGTATTTTATTTTCCAATGGATTGACGTAAATATGCAATGGACACCATCCCATTACACTTCTATAGAAACCATAGTCATACCACTTGAAAAAGTATGGAAACCGCCTGTTATAAATGCTAATTCTGTTATGGAATTTAAATTTTTTGGAGCCGCTGGTACCTATGTTCGTGTTAACCACACAGGTCTGGTTACATGGACTCCAGGTCTTAATTTGGAATATACTTGTAGTATGGACACAACGTATTACCCTTTCGATACACAGATGTGTGAAATGGAAGTTATGATATGGGGGTACAGTTCAGAAGAACTTACTTTTACGACGAGCAGAACTGATGTCGACATCagcttttttcaatttaacaatGAATGGGAATTAATGTACACTTCGGCTGTTGCGACCAATACCAGTAATTTTAGTCCGCTTGTGCAAATTGAAACCCACTTTGAACGTCGTTCTTTGTATTATGTAATGAATCTCATTTTCCCTGTAATGTTTTTAGCATTactaaatttatttgtatttcttttgccACAGGATTCGGGTGAAAGGGTTGGATTTTCAGTTACACTATTGTTAGCAAATGTAATGTTTCTAACGATTGCACAGAATATGCTTCCAGCTACAGCAATACCGAGAATGTCCGCCATTTGCATTGCACTGTTACTGAATCTATGTTATAGCGGTCTTATAGTCATTACTGTAATTATTAGCGGCAACATCTATCATAAGTCGGACGAGGAGGTCATCTCTAACTGGATAGTGAAATTTGTACAAATAGATAAATTTTTTAGAAGTAACCATAAGCAAGTATCATCAGAACTGATAAATGCTCACGTTGAAAAAGACTTAGATGGAGAAAAATGcgaaaagaagaaagaaaattaTCTACACAAGGTCAACTGGCAGCAAGTTGCAAGAATGATTGACCGTATTGCCCTTGTCTCTTATATTACacttttcatatttgtttgtagCGGCGTTGTAATAGATATTTCTCGAAGGTAA
- the LOC139511003 gene encoding acetylcholine receptor subunit alpha-like, which yields MTGYNKDILPQWNKSQPVDVSIAFHLLNLNGIDSVKGVIAIAGYFIFQWIDVNMQWTPANYTSIETIVIPLEKVWKPPVINANSVMEFKFFGAAGTFVRVNHTGLVTWTPGLNLEYTCNMDTTYFPFDTQMCEMEVLIWGYSSEELTFTTSRTDVDISFFHFNNEWELMYTSAVAINTSNFSPLVKIETHFVRRSLYYVMNLIFPVMLLALLNLFVFLLPQDSSERVGFSVTLLLANVMFLTIAQNMLPATAIPRMSAICIALLLNLCYSGLIVITVIISGNIYHKSDEEVIDNWIVKLVQLGKLFRSNHKQVSSELIIPHVEKNLDGEKCEKRKEDPHKANWQQVARMLDRIALISYITLFISGCSGVVIDCSRR from the coding sequence ATGACTGGATATAATAAAGATATATTGCCACAATGGAACAAATCACAACCAGTAGATGTCTCAATTGCATTTCATTTACTTAATCTGAATGGAATAGACAGTGTAAAGGGAGTTATTGCAATTGCAGGATATTTCATTTTCCAATGGATTGACGTAAATATGCAATGGACACCAGCCAATTACACTTCTATAGAAACCATAGTCATACCACTTGAAAAAGTATGGAAACCGCCGGTTATAAATGCTAATTCTGTCATGGAATTTAAATTTTTTGGAGCCGCTGGTACCTTTGTTCGTGTTAACCATACAGGTCTGGTTACATGGACTCCAGGTCTTAATTTGGAATATACTTGTAATATGGACACAACGTACTTCCCTTTCGATACACAGATGTGTGAAATGGAAGTATTGATATGGGGGTACAGTTCAGAAGAACTTACTTTTACGACGAGCAGAACTGATGTCGACATCAGCTTTTTTCACTTTAACAATGAATGGGAATTAATGTATACTTCGGCTGTTGCGATCAATACTAGTAATTTTAGTCCGCTTGTGAAAATTGAAACCCACTTTGTACGTCGTTCTTTGTATTATGTAATGAATCTCATTTTCCCTGTAATGCTTTTAGCATTactaaatttatttgtatttcttttgccACAGGATTCGAGTGAAAGGGTTGGATTTTCAGTTACATTATTGTTAGCAAATGTTATGTTTCTAACGATTGCACAGAATATGCTCCCAGCTACAGCAATACCGAGAATGTCCGCCATTTGCATTGCACTGTTACTGAATCTATGTTATAGCGGACTTATAGTCATTACTGTAATTATTAGCGGCAACATCTATCATAAGTCGGACGAGGAGGTTATCGATAACTGGATAGTGAAACTTGTACAATTAGGTAAATTATTTAGAAGTAACCATAAGCAAGTATCATCAGAACTAATAATTCCTCACGTTGAAAAGAACTTAGATGGAGAAAAATGCGAAAAGAGGAAAGAAGATCCACACAAGGCCAACTGGCAGCAAGTTGCAAGAATGCTTGACCGTATTGCCCTTATCTCTTATATTACACTTTTCATATCTGGTTGTAGCGGAGTTGTAATAGATTGTTCCCGAAGGTAA